The DNA sequence GCATTATATACGAACAGAATAATAGGCATAAGAAAGGTGATTTAGAGATCCCTGTTGCTATAGAGCCTGCTAAATAACAATGGGACCTTTGACGCAGAGAGATTAAACCCCTGAAGTGTATGAATGTATGGAATCTGATAAATTAACACAACTGCTAAGCAAGAACTCAGTGAATAAATATAGACAGGACTGAGAGCTGACGATAAAATATTTGAGACAAGAGAGGGTTAAGGTTTCCAAGGATAATCAACGTTAGGAAAAATATAAGCAAAGTActgtattattataattatggtGTCTGAGGTAGAATGTTAATTGCTGAAAAGGCAGATACTGTCAGGAAGAAACAGGGAGATCCCGAGGGGCAGATTTTGTTTAAGTATATTGCCTATTTTAATGTgttggtttgtgttttttaataataaaaattaatataaaagtaataataaaagtaatgaaataaataataaaattaataaaaataaataataagatttaataaaattaattatcaatcaataataaaaataataaaagctaataaaatgagaagcattaataaaattaatattaataaaattaataataaaagctaataaaataataaaataattaataaaataattactaataaaattataaaataacaaaagctAATAAAAATGATaagaattaataaaattaaaaataaaaagtaataaaatctaatgaaataattaataaaataaatataataataataataattgataaaagttaataaaattaataataaaagttattaatacattgataaagttaaaaataataaaaactaataaaataataattaataacaaattaataataaatacaaaaattaagtttttaaaaaaaatactaaaaaccCCATAAACCAGTTAAAACTGGGAAAAGGAATGACATCTTTATGAACCAGCAAGGCTTTCTCGcagtgggctgtgtgtgtgtgtgtgtgtgtgtgtgtgtgacactgtCGTGATCAGTTACTGCGCAGGgagacgccaaccctagtgacgtcACTGACGGGGTTCCCCTTCCCATGAAAATGAGGAAGAAACTGAGGCCAAGGGAATGCGAGACCGTGGCAGTGCCGCCTCCCGCCGCCAGTGGCCGCTGCGGAGCGCTGTTCGGGAGGGAGTTATCGGCTCCCCCGCCCTCCGCGCCTGCGCAGTTTCCCTTTgggccctccctctctctgtcgcGCGCGGGCCACCAGCCAATCGCGTGGCTCCTTTCCTCCGCCCCGGCCCCCCGCCCTGAATGGCCTTTCCCGGCATCCCCCGCGCGGGCAGGCTGGGCCGGGGCCTGCTTCGCCGCCATGGCGTTCACGTTCGCCGCCTTCTGCTACATGCTGGCCCTCCTGCTGACCGCCGCCCTCATCTTCTTCGCCATCTGGCACGTGAGTGCGGGGAGGGCGCGGAGCAAGACTGAGGGGGGAGAGGCCTCCGGAGGGAAAGGGAGCCATTGGCTCAAGGGTCCCATCGGGAGAGGAGCAGAGGAGCTGGCTCTTGGTTGGGGCTCTCCTCAATCATCGGAGGGAAGGGCCTTTGGAGGGCTCTCCGCAAGGGCAGGGGCCACGTTTGGGGGCCTTTTGCCAGAGAGGGATGAGTATTTGGGGGAAGGAGAGGCCTTTGGGgctcttcggggggggggggggggagggggggctctgAGGCCACGGCAGAGGCCCTGCCGAAATGACCGAGAGAGGGCCACTGCGAGGCCTGCCCTGTCCGGTGTTTACGGGGGCCAGAGAGGGAGAGCTGCAGCCTTTCAGCGCATCGACTCCAACTGAGACACGCTTCGCAAGAGGCCTTGTTGCTCTTGGGGCAGCCAGGCCTGAAAAGCTTCTCCAGGGCTGTGATGAGTTGCCATCTAAGTCCATCCTGGTTCTCGTCCCAGTTTGGGCCCAGAATGTGGTAAAAGTGAAGGGTGCTTCTGTTCAGGGTTGGAGCTGAGGTCTTGataagggatgccatactgaggagggagctgacttgttttcacttgctccagagactaggacccagagcaatggatgcaagctacaagaaaagagattccagctcaacattaagaggaccttcctgagagtaagggctgtttgacagtggactatgttgccttggagagtggtgaagtctccttccttggaggtctttaagcagaggctggatggccatctgtcagggatgctttgatctggatttcctgcatggcagaatggggttggactggatcagggcccttggggtctcttccaactctatggttctatgattcatgCTGTTTTGGATTTAGTTGCAGTTGGTCTTTAGATAGGGACTGCCTTCTCTCATGCAGGTGCCCTGAATATGGGCAAAGGACAGGAACAAGGCATTAAGCATTGCCTTATGAAACTGTCAGAGACCTTTCAGACTCTCCTCCTGTTCCAGTTACAATCAGCTACCAATTCTACATGGCAGTGCAGTCTGCTTCCTCAGCATGGCTGTTTGGGCTGAGGTTATCCTTGTCCAGGTTTGGGTTTGgatctctgaagatggcagccacagatgctggcaaaacaccaggaataaaactcttctggaacatggccccatagcctgaaaaacccagaaaactatggatgtcgtccatgaaagcctttgcccTCACATTGTTCATAGCAACCTTGTAGCCATAGAGCAGATGCTGTGGTTATCTTTTATTGGACCAGCTAAGTGAGTCCCTAAGTGTTGCATCCTTTGAAGCTGAAGGAGTGCTTTCTCTCCAGATCATTGGAAACAAAGCCGGGAATTGAATTGTCCTGAACTGTGGGGAATGAACCAGGGACACTACTATTTTGGAAGGGGGATTAGGGAATAGAAACTTGCTCTTGGCTGCTTAACATGATGTTGAGACTGAGCCTAACTTCTTGGTAGTATTTGAGAACCACGAGATGTTGTCTCTGAATTTGCCTCTAGAACTTGGTCTTTTCAGGGTGTAGTGAATGGCCAGGTTTATCCACTGCGGTTGAGCTCTTCTTCCATTGCTACCTAACCACTGCGATTTCATTCTAGATTATAGCTTTCGATGAGCTGAAGACTGACTACAAGAATCCAATAGACCAGTGTAATACACTTAACCCTGTAAGTTTTGCGTGCAAGAGATCTCTTTGCGTTAATTCACAGTTTGGCTATATATTAGTACTTAACGTTCATTCACCATACGCCAGTAAAATGTTGTTTGATTATATCTAATGGATGTAAGATCTCTTGGCAGAATCCTTTCTCTGCCCTCCTTTGTTTCCTGACGCTTGAAATTCTGACTTATCTGCTTGTGATCTTGCAAGTGGTCATACTAACATTCTTTCAATCTGCTTTTTACATTTTCGGCACAAAGACAGTTGAAAAGgttaaaaagattaaaagagtCAAAATTGCATTAAAGGTGTGTACTGCTTCTTAGTTTAATGTCTTAATGCCACTCTcttctttgtttttcatttgttgggAACATCTGTATGCTTCTTTTGGTCAGTGTGCTTGTTCATCTGCTTGTCTTTTGTCGATTCAGGGGATGTATTAACTTCATGGACTTTGCGCATTGTTCACTTGCTTAATAAGAGACGGGGAAAACTGTTACATGCTTAAATTCTTCTGTAATTAAGTCAAGCTTGCTATCAGTTCTTGGTACCAAGAATCAAATAGATTTAACATTCACATTTAATATATGTCAGGTTCCCTTTAACCAGAGTTCACAAATCTAGCTCAGAATCTTAACTTTGGTTAAGATGGGAACTCCTTTTTGGTTTTGGTGCAGGTTTTACTCCAAATCATGCTTCAGGGAATATATGGTGGGGTATGGGGAAAATGCTGTCCTAAAGCTGGTTCCTTGATTTGTAGTACATGGTTTGTATTGGATATGCAATGTATGATTTGTGTTACATCTGCACCAGGACTTTAGGAGATACATAATCAAtatcctttaaaaacattcagtttAAAACAGAGTTATTTGGGATTGCCTACAGCCCATGAACTCCTCTTCTGATGTCGCCCTTCTTCTTGGGATTCAGACTCTGCATTGTCTGTAGAGTCTTTAAGATGGTGTCTCTACAGCCTCCAGCTGGCGTGTATCTGCCGCTAGCTGTTGAAATAGATGGGACTGTTCAGATAGTGAACAAAAGAACTACTTTTATAGATACTAACAAGATGCATGCACTTCCTCAGGAGACTGATCAGCCCAAGTAAAGTGGCCTGATTTCTCATGTGTTGCGTTTCCATTTTGCCAGATCCTGACATCTGATTGAGAAAGTTGTTCTCTGAAACCACTCTCTAGACTACATTCAGCTTCAGCAGAACCACTCTGAATGGTGGCTCATGGACTAGTGCCAGTCTGTGAAaggtttctaggaaagaaagaaatggcagtaGCCAAATGAGGGCcaatatggtactggtccctggcacattagaCTAAAAATAAGTCACCTGTCCCCCACATCAGCCTGAGGGACATTGAGCTAGAGGATTTTACAAAATAGCCCAGGTACCCTGCCACTGTTGAGCCGAAGGGCTCCAGGAACTGGTCTCCATGCTGAATGCAAACAGATCAGTTGGAAACAAGGATAGTGTAGGTGTGAATTACTTCCACAAAGTGGGATATGCGGAGAAGAGCGCATGCAGTGAGCCTGGATAGTGACTGCGCATGGAACAGTTTACTCTACTCAGTCATCTCTCATTTGATGTGGGAGGGTGAGAAAATGTTCACAGCATTTATGCATTCCCTTATCACAGACTTTAAACCAACAAGTTTTTACCATATGCATGTTGAACATGACTATCAGTGCTTCTCTGAGCTTTCCGTTTGTTAAACTGTGTTTAAAATGTGTAGGTGAGAGTCTTTAGACTTTCATGTGATTGAATCCTGTTCCTATAAATGTATTCTTGGTCTGGGGAAATATTAGAATTTCTAGTAATTGTATTTGTGAAGTTGGGAGATTTTTCTGCAAACTATGGCCCAAAAGaccctacagaaataatccactttgacacctctttaagtgccttggttcagtgctaaggaatcctgggaactgtagtttattatggcaccagagcgctctctgacagagaaggctgaatgtatcacaaaactacagttcccagaattccctagtactgagccaaggcagttaaagtggtttcagactggattatttctgcagtgtgttgtggacctaTAGTGCTGTAGAGTACATCAGTAACTGCAGGCTCAAACGAATCCAGGATCATCAGCTTCTCTTGGCCTATATGGCTCGTGGTGCCAATTCTTATTGAGTCTGCTGTCCATAATATGCTCCTGTGTAAACAGAATATACATTGTCTGTAGATTTTCACTGGAAAGCATGATGCTTAAGAAGTAAGTAAATTGCAGATGACTTTTATTGCGGTGGAAAAATCCATCCGTGATTCTAGATAATGAGTCGGAAATACCTTTCCAGACCTGTTTGCTCCCTTCAGCACTATGGAATTAGTGCCCCTTATAGTTATATCTGAATTGTACTACATTCATGGTTACAACTGGCCAGGCTTTCTAAATATAATGCTTTTTATAGACATTTTTTATGTAGTAATATACACAACAGTCTAGAACTTCAGGTAAACTGTAGGGCACAGCTTTATCTGAATGGTTTGTGACAACTAAAGTAATCAAAAAATGGAGAATGGTATGGAATAGTATCATTCCTGAGCTTTGCTTTGAAAGTAGATGTTCTTAAAGTTCCATGTAAGTTTCTAGTCCTCCTGATTGTGAAGGCACCTGAGAGAATCGCTTTGTAGAAtagtttaaaaacacatatttcagaaacatttttgtAAGAGTAGATGGTTCATGGTTTCCAGAGAATGAACACTTCTAGGGTCAATGTCCTTCACTTGTTTGGCAGATGCAGTAAGCAAGTCTTGTTACTTCAGGATCTCTGGAATTGCTCTCTGCCAAACAGCCGGTCATCTTTTGGGCTGTGTGTTTACTTTTATACATGTTATCCTCTAAATGAGTGTATAGTTAGACTTTCATACATACCATTTTAACCCCCGTGTGTTACAGTGAGGAACGGCTGCTTGTCTCGAGGCAGCTGAAATCCCATCTGTGAGCTCTGGTTTGGAGGTAGTGCAAGAGAAATAAGCAGGCATGGTGAGAGATGTAAGGTCCCTAGAGTAAATCTGATTTTTCCTGGGATAAAAGTTCAAACAAATGAAGATGTTTACAAATCCTCCGATTATTTGATGATGTTCTCTGTCGTATGCCTTTTCAACTCCAGTTCTGTTAAGATGTATAAATGATGTTAAGTGTTTCATAGTGACCAAACAGTTCTTTGTAAATTGGATTAACTGTGTCAAGTTTACAGAGCAATTATCACAACACAGTACTGTGAAATTCTTAATGCTGGCTTCTCTTGTCTAATGCCAGCTTTGTTTGTTGTACcttttctcttgtttcttttgAACAGTGCCATATATTACTTAAATGATGTGTCACTCAAATGTGCTAAATGTTGAAACAGAATTGGCTGACTTGTATGTCTTCTTTGCAGCTTGTACTTCCGGAGTACCTTATCCATGCATTCTTCTGTGTTATGTTTCTGTGTGCAACAGAGTGGCTCACGCTGGGACTCAATATGCCATTATTGGCTTACCACATTTGGAGGTACTACTGGGAATGGTTTGCTATTAGTTTACTTGAGGAAGATTTCTTACTGGGTCTTTTAAGTGAATTATTCTAGGGACTTTTTCATGGaattaaggattttttaaaaactggattaaaaattctagagattgtttttttaaaacaacaacaacaacccataaacagtttttaaaaagaccaaaCACAGTTTTCTAAGAATGAAGAGTATTGTTGCCATGGCCATTCAGTATATGCATAGGCATGTGAAACCATGTTGCCCAGAATTGGTTTCTTAGTGTTTAACTTaaaggaaataatccagtttgacaccactttaagtgccctggacaatgctatgaaatcctaggaattATAGTTGGTTGTAGCACCCGAGCAAACAaccaattacaattcccagaaatccatagcattgagacagtgcagttaaagttgtgtgaaactgaattatttctgcagtgcaaatgagaCTGCAGTTTCTGTCTTATTGTTATCAGACAGGAAGTCAGGACATGACTTAAATCTAAATTAGGAGTAAAGTATCTTGTATGTTTCTCTGTTCTGTTGGCAGAGCAGAGGAAAATTCCCCTTCCAGTTTTCATTGCACATGACTGAGGCCTTAATTCAAATCCAAACCTCTGTCCTCATGTCTTCCATTGGGCCTCCTTTTAGAACTGTATGGACACAGAAGATACTCAGGGTCTcctagtctaaccccctgcctcTTCAGGAAATCacccaacatctgtttaaaaacaccCAGCAAAGGCAAACCAAACATCTGAGGCAGTCTGTACCATTGTTGAAATCgtgttttttggagggggagggggcatcttgaatccattagtttgggTCCA is a window from the Sceloporus undulatus isolate JIND9_A2432 ecotype Alabama chromosome 1, SceUnd_v1.1, whole genome shotgun sequence genome containing:
- the CNIH1 gene encoding protein cornichon homolog 1, giving the protein MAFTFAAFCYMLALLLTAALIFFAIWHIIAFDELKTDYKNPIDQCNTLNPLVLPEYLIHAFFCVMFLCATEWLTLGLNMPLLAYHIWRYMSRPVMSGPGLYDPTTIMNADILAYCQKEGWCKLAFYLLSFFYYLYGMIYVLVSS